In Gossypium hirsutum isolate 1008001.06 chromosome D06, Gossypium_hirsutum_v2.1, whole genome shotgun sequence, one genomic interval encodes:
- the LOC121218209 gene encoding cyclin-D4-1 yields the protein MAPSFDCAVSSLLCAEENDSVFFDNEYSGWVGGGEVERFEGETWDHRRYYRNLNQNRVFNGLDEHGLPLQSDECIALMVEKEHHHLPSVDYLKRLQNGDLDLEARKQAMDWIGMVHAHFGFGPLCEYLSINYLDRFLSAYELPKGKAWMMQLLTVACLSLAAKMEETEVPLILDLQVGESKFVFEAKTIQRMELLVLSTLNWRMQAITPFSFIDYFLYKLNDDDKRIPLRSLILRSIQLISSTIKGIDFLEFKPSEIAAAVALFVVVEANTVDTEKAISILTHHVLKERVMKCVELLHEVSMVKLSNASLPQSPIGVLDAAACLSYKTDDTTSIGSFANSSPSSVHTSPNSKRRKLNRPCEVEL from the exons ATGGCACCAAGTTTTGATTGTGCAGTTTCTAGTCTTCTATGTGCAGAAGAAAACGACAGCGTTTTTTTTGATAACGAGTACTCTGGTTGGGTTGGTGGTGGTGAAGTTGAAAGGTTTGAGGGAGAAACATGGGATCATCGTAGATATTACCGAAACTTGAATCAAAACCGAGTCTTTAATGGCCTTGATGAACATGGTTTGCCATTGCAGAGTGATGAATGTATAGCTTTAATGGTTGAAAAAGAACATCACCATTTGCCAAGTGTTGATTACTTGAAGAGGCTACAAAATGGAGATTTGGATTTAGAAGCTAGAAAACAAGCTATGGATTGGATTGGAATG GTTCATGCTCATTTTGGTTTTGGACCTCTTTGTGAGTATTTATCAATAAACTACTTGGACAGGTTTCTCTCAGCATATGAATTACCT AAGGGTAAAGCTTGGATGATGCAATTACTCACTGTGGCATGTTTGTCACTTGCTGCCAAAATGGAAGAGACTGAAGTTCCATTGATTCTAGATTTGCag GTGGGAGAATCTAAATTTGTGTTTGAGGCTAAAACTATACAAAGAATGGAACTTCTAGTTTTGAGTACTTTGAATTGGAGAATGCAAGCTATCACTCCATTTTCATTCATTGATTATTTCCTTTACAAGCTCAATGATGATGATAAAAGAATCCCACTTAGAAGCTTAATCTTGAGATCAATCCAACTCATTTCAAGCACAATAAAAG GGATTGACTTCTTAGAATTCAAGCCATCTGAGATTGCAGCAGCAGTGGCATTGTTTGTTGTTGTTGAAGCCAATACAGTGGACACTGAGAAAGCCATCTCTATTCTTACTCACCATGTACTAAAG GAGAGAGTGATGAAATGTGTTGAATTGCTACATGAAGTGTCAATGGTTAAGTTaagcaatgcatcattgccacAGAGTCCAATTGGGGTACTTGATGCAGCAGCATGCTTGAGCTATAAAACTGATGACACAACATCAATTGGGTCATTTGCAAATTCTTCACCTTCTTCTGTACATACAAGTCCCAACAGCAAAAGGAGAAAGTTAAATAGACCCTGTGAAGTGGAGCTTTAA